Proteins encoded together in one Formosa sp. Hel3_A1_48 window:
- a CDS encoding PfkB family carbohydrate kinase, whose product MNKLLIVGTVAFDAIETPFGKTDKILGGSAPYIGLSASQFDTASAIVSVVGGDFPETHLELFRQHNIDISGIEIISSGKTFFWSGRYHNDMNTRDTLSTELNVLSDFQPVVPSKFKDANVVVLGNLHPLVQSSVLDQVTNKEALVILDTMNFWMDNTLEDLMEVIKRVDVITINDEEARQLSGQSSLVAAARNIHEMGPKYVVIKKGEHGALLFSGDNVFFAPALPLEEVFDPTGAGDTFAGGFAGFLSKTNNFSFENMKKAVVYGSALASFTVEKFGTERISNLSSKEVFERLQMFKNLTQFDIELT is encoded by the coding sequence ATGAACAAACTCCTAATTGTCGGTACTGTTGCATTTGATGCTATTGAAACACCTTTTGGGAAGACCGATAAAATTCTTGGAGGGTCAGCGCCCTACATAGGGCTATCAGCTTCGCAGTTTGACACAGCGAGTGCGATAGTTTCGGTTGTTGGCGGAGATTTCCCTGAGACTCATTTAGAGCTTTTTCGTCAACACAACATTGATATTTCTGGCATAGAAATTATCTCATCAGGCAAAACATTTTTTTGGAGTGGGCGCTACCATAACGACATGAACACAAGAGACACATTGTCTACTGAACTTAATGTGTTGTCAGACTTTCAACCTGTAGTGCCTTCTAAATTTAAGGACGCCAATGTTGTTGTTTTAGGAAATTTGCACCCTCTTGTTCAATCTAGTGTTTTGGATCAAGTTACCAATAAAGAGGCTTTGGTCATATTGGATACGATGAACTTTTGGATGGACAATACTTTAGAGGATTTGATGGAAGTCATTAAAAGAGTCGATGTAATTACGATTAATGACGAGGAGGCGAGGCAATTATCAGGACAAAGCTCTTTGGTAGCAGCAGCACGAAACATTCACGAAATGGGGCCTAAATACGTAGTGATAAAAAAAGGAGAACACGGCGCATTATTATTCAGTGGCGACAATGTGTTTTTTGCACCTGCGCTTCCACTTGAGGAGGTTTTTGATCCTACGGGAGCTGGTGACACTTTTGCTGGCGGGTTTGCAGGATTTTTGTCCAAAACAAACAACTTTAGTTTTGAAAACATGAAAAAAGCTGTTGTATATGGCTCTGCATTAGCTTCTTTTACTGTGGAAAAATTTGGGACAGAGCGAATTAGCAATCTATCATCTAAAGAGGTCTTTGAGCGGCTTCAGATGTTTAAAAACCTAACCCAATTTGACATTGAATTAACTTAA
- a CDS encoding ribonuclease H1 domain-containing protein encodes MPKAKQKYYTVWKGHKTGVFETWPECQLQIKNFQGAQYKSFATKATAVKAFEGLYEDYIEKNKAKKGIPKRGDQIEGPNLNSISVDAASSGNPGVMEYRGVDTQTKALLFHKGPFQKATNNIGEFLALVHGLALLKNQESQVMLYTDSVTAMSWVRKKKCNTKLKRTKENQAVFVLIDRAEQWLQNNTFTTKVVKWDTKSWGEIPADFGRK; translated from the coding sequence ATGCCTAAGGCCAAACAAAAATATTATACCGTTTGGAAGGGTCATAAAACAGGTGTGTTCGAGACGTGGCCTGAATGCCAGTTGCAAATAAAAAACTTTCAAGGGGCACAATACAAGTCTTTTGCAACAAAGGCGACCGCTGTTAAAGCATTTGAAGGGCTTTACGAAGATTATATAGAAAAAAACAAAGCTAAAAAGGGCATTCCAAAAAGAGGAGATCAAATAGAGGGGCCTAACTTAAATTCTATTTCTGTTGATGCTGCTTCAAGCGGAAACCCTGGTGTCATGGAGTATAGGGGGGTTGACACCCAAACCAAAGCTTTACTTTTTCACAAAGGACCTTTCCAAAAAGCCACAAACAATATTGGGGAGTTTTTAGCTTTAGTTCACGGACTCGCATTACTTAAAAACCAAGAAAGCCAAGTCATGCTATATACAGACTCTGTAACCGCAATGAGTTGGGTCAGAAAAAAAAAGTGTAACACAAAATTGAAACGCACCAAAGAAAACCAAGCCGTTTTTGTCTTAATAGATCGTGCAGAACAGTGGCTACAAAACAACACTTTTACAACTAAAGTTGTAAAATGGGACACAAAATCTTGGGGTGAAATTCCTGCAGATTTTGGAAGAAAGTGA
- the purN gene encoding phosphoribosylglycinamide formyltransferase, which translates to MKKIAVFASGSGTNAENLIKFFQNDTTAKVVLVLSNNSDAKVLERAKSLAVDTLFFNREELLDPNFIIKALHLYKVDFIVLAGFLWKFPEHIVKEFENKIVNIHPALLPDFGGKGMYGMHVHKAVIAAKVKETGITIHQVNAQYDEGAIVFQAKCTVDPKDSADDVARKVHKLEMAHFPKIIKNILLSDA; encoded by the coding sequence ATGAAAAAAATAGCTGTTTTTGCATCAGGCTCCGGCACCAATGCCGAAAATCTCATAAAGTTCTTTCAAAATGATACCACTGCAAAGGTTGTTTTGGTGTTGTCAAATAATTCGGATGCCAAAGTTTTAGAACGCGCAAAATCTTTAGCTGTAGACACATTGTTTTTCAACAGAGAAGAACTTTTAGACCCTAATTTTATTATTAAGGCTTTGCATTTATACAAGGTTGACTTTATTGTACTTGCGGGGTTTTTGTGGAAATTCCCTGAGCACATAGTTAAGGAGTTCGAAAATAAAATTGTAAATATTCACCCTGCGTTGTTACCTGATTTTGGAGGAAAAGGGATGTACGGAATGCATGTGCATAAAGCGGTTATTGCGGCAAAGGTTAAGGAGACAGGAATCACAATACATCAAGTGAATGCACAATATGATGAAGGAGCAATCGTTTTTCAGGCAAAGTGCACTGTTGACCCTAAAGACTCTGCAGATGATGTTGCACGCAAGGTTCACAAGCTAGAAATGGCACATTTTCCCAAGATTATCAAAAATATTTTATTGTCAGATGCCTAA
- a CDS encoding acyl carrier protein, with protein sequence MSDIASRVKAIIVDKLGVDENEVVTEASFTNDLGADSLDTVELIMEFEKEFDIQIPDDQAENIATVGQAVSYIEAAK encoded by the coding sequence ATGTCAGACATTGCATCAAGAGTGAAAGCGATTATCGTTGATAAATTGGGCGTTGATGAAAACGAAGTAGTAACTGAAGCAAGCTTCACAAACGATCTAGGAGCAGATTCACTAGATACTGTAGAGCTTATTATGGAATTCGAAAAAGAATTTGATATTCAAATTCCAGATGATCAAGCAGAAAACATCGCTACTGTTGGTCAAGCCGTTTCGTACATAGAAGCAGCGAAATAA
- the fabF gene encoding beta-ketoacyl-ACP synthase II, whose product MNLKRVVVTGLGALTPIGNNKDDYWNALVAGKSGCAPVTYFDTEHFKTKFACELKNYNVSDFFDRKEARKTDKFAQYAMVASDEAILDAKLNLETIDRFRVGVIWGAGIGGIDTFQKEIANFATGNGMPRFNPFFIPKMIADIAPGNISIKHGFMGPNYTTVSACASSANAIIDALNYIRLGHCDVIVTGGSEATINESGMGGFNAMHALSTRNESPETASRPFDATRDGFVLGEGAGALVLEEYEHAKARGAKIYVELVGGGLSSDAYHMTAPHPDGIGVTAVMKNCLANAGLKPEDVDAINTHGTSTPLGDVAELKAISRVFGSHAKNININSTKSMTGHLLGAAGAIEAIASVLSMQNGIVPPTINHTTPDENIDPDLNLTLNKAQKRTVNVAMSNTFGFGGHNACVVFKTLDD is encoded by the coding sequence ATGAACTTAAAGCGAGTTGTAGTCACTGGGCTTGGTGCGCTAACGCCCATAGGAAATAACAAAGACGACTATTGGAACGCTCTAGTAGCAGGAAAAAGTGGTTGTGCCCCTGTAACTTATTTTGATACGGAGCACTTCAAGACTAAATTTGCTTGTGAATTAAAAAATTACAACGTATCTGACTTTTTTGATCGCAAAGAAGCCAGAAAAACAGACAAGTTTGCGCAATATGCTATGGTGGCTTCTGACGAGGCCATCTTAGATGCCAAGCTTAATTTGGAAACCATAGATAGGTTTCGTGTTGGTGTCATTTGGGGTGCGGGTATTGGTGGAATTGATACTTTTCAGAAAGAAATCGCCAATTTCGCAACCGGCAACGGCATGCCGCGTTTCAACCCGTTTTTTATCCCTAAAATGATTGCTGATATTGCACCAGGCAACATTTCCATAAAGCATGGGTTTATGGGGCCAAACTATACAACTGTTTCGGCCTGTGCGTCTTCAGCAAATGCAATCATTGATGCTTTAAACTATATTCGCCTTGGTCATTGCGATGTTATTGTCACTGGCGGAAGTGAAGCTACAATCAATGAGTCTGGCATGGGCGGATTTAATGCAATGCATGCCCTGTCGACAAGAAATGAAAGTCCGGAAACCGCATCTAGACCATTTGATGCAACCCGAGATGGCTTTGTTTTAGGTGAGGGTGCTGGTGCCCTGGTTTTGGAAGAATACGAGCATGCTAAGGCAAGAGGCGCTAAAATCTACGTTGAGCTTGTTGGGGGCGGCTTGTCTTCAGATGCTTACCATATGACTGCTCCTCATCCTGACGGAATTGGAGTAACCGCAGTAATGAAAAACTGTTTGGCTAACGCTGGCTTAAAGCCCGAAGATGTAGACGCCATTAACACCCACGGAACATCCACGCCGCTAGGGGATGTTGCTGAGTTAAAGGCAATTTCAAGAGTGTTCGGTAGCCACGCAAAAAACATAAACATAAACTCCACTAAATCAATGACAGGGCACCTACTCGGCGCAGCTGGAGCTATAGAGGCTATTGCTTCAGTACTGTCTATGCAAAACGGAATTGTTCCGCCTACAATCAACCACACAACGCCCGACGAGAACATCGATCCGGACCTCAATCTTACACTGAATAAGGCTCAAAAAAGAACAGTAAATGTTGCCATGAGTAACACTTTTGGTTTTGGTGGGCATAATGCTTGTGTTGTTTTCAAAACTCTAGATGACTAA
- a CDS encoding ribonuclease III family protein, translating into MNYIQNILKLCHKTNNKLSTALEPILGFKPKKTHYYDRAFTHRSTNKKDEEGNPFNYERLEYVGDAILGAVIAHYLYISILDANEGYLTKMRSKIVSRSHLNKIGKSLNLISLLDSKLDHNKFGDNIHGNLFEALVGAVFLDRGYSTSERFIFDSVIDPHVDLDQLEGKVISYKSLMVEWCQKEKKKIYYDRCQDEGVDEIKHFSVLLKIDGKVIAKARATSRKKAEEKVSQRGYFALQDKIQL; encoded by the coding sequence TTGAACTATATTCAAAATATATTAAAGTTATGCCATAAAACAAACAATAAACTCAGTACTGCCCTTGAACCTATTTTAGGGTTTAAGCCAAAAAAAACACATTACTACGATAGAGCCTTTACCCACCGCTCTACCAATAAAAAAGACGAGGAAGGTAACCCTTTCAATTACGAGCGGTTAGAGTACGTGGGCGATGCTATATTAGGAGCGGTTATTGCTCACTATCTATATATTTCTATTTTGGATGCCAATGAAGGTTATTTAACAAAAATGCGTTCAAAAATTGTAAGCCGTTCGCATTTAAATAAAATCGGGAAAAGCTTAAACTTAATCTCCTTATTAGACTCCAAATTAGACCATAATAAATTTGGGGATAATATTCACGGCAACTTGTTTGAAGCGCTTGTTGGAGCAGTGTTCTTAGATCGGGGGTACAGCACAAGCGAACGATTTATTTTTGACAGCGTCATCGACCCTCATGTAGACCTTGATCAGCTCGAAGGCAAAGTTATTAGTTACAAAAGCCTTATGGTTGAATGGTGTCAAAAAGAAAAAAAGAAAATTTATTACGACCGTTGTCAAGACGAGGGTGTTGACGAAATAAAACACTTTTCAGTACTTTTGAAAATTGATGGCAAAGTGATAGCTAAGGCACGCGCTACTTCGCGAAAAAAAGCTGAAGAAAAGGTAAGTCAAAGAGGGTATTTTGCGCTTCAAGATAAAATACAATTGTAG
- a CDS encoding IPExxxVDY family protein: protein MAVHKLVLDDFVDADYSLFAIHCDLEDYRLAFHINCALNTNLRRTKEDIDFNDNKASFSLFEWENANLKTTWNLIKNSCLFEDNSINQGLFAARSEKNWTTYHLLNEHSSVNYFLKISGGNNEADETALELQKISAINMAYALDVEELKSKDYLILN, encoded by the coding sequence ATGGCAGTACATAAACTTGTTTTGGACGATTTTGTTGATGCTGATTATTCGCTTTTTGCCATCCACTGCGACCTAGAAGATTACCGCCTTGCCTTTCATATAAACTGCGCTTTAAACACAAATTTAAGACGCACAAAAGAAGATATTGACTTTAACGACAACAAGGCTTCATTTTCCTTGTTTGAATGGGAAAATGCTAATTTAAAAACTACGTGGAATTTAATTAAAAACAGCTGTCTGTTCGAAGATAATTCAATCAATCAAGGCTTGTTTGCAGCCCGTTCAGAAAAAAACTGGACTACTTACCATCTGCTCAATGAACATTCTTCGGTAAATTATTTTTTAAAAATTAGTGGAGGAAACAATGAAGCAGACGAAACCGCATTAGAATTGCAAAAAATTTCGGCAATAAATATGGCTTACGCACTAGATGTCGAGGAACTAAAATCAAAAGATTACTTAATACTAAATTAA
- the pyk gene encoding pyruvate kinase has product MSYKRKKTKIVATLGPAIDSKEMLLKMVATGVNVFRINFSHADYDDVKKRVQYIREINEEHGYNASVLADLQGPKLRVGVMKDDVVVAPGDEIIFATGARFEGTKDRVYMTYDRFPLDTKPGEQILLDDGKLIFEVVSTNQKDEVKAKVIQGGPLKSKKGVNLPNTNISQPALTEKDKEDALFAIEQEVDWIALSFVRNAEDLMELEAIVSKHSSYKIPIIAKIEKPEAVINIDKIVAYCDGLMVARGDLGVEIPAHEVPLIQKQLVLKAKSARIPVIIATQMMESMITSLTPTRAEVNDVANSVMDGADAVMLSGETSVGQYPVQVIQKMSDIIKSVENSELIHVPQKHPHIKTKRYITKSICFHAANMANEINARGITTLTNSGYTAFQISAWRPKAHILAFSSNKRIISQLNLLWGVRAFYYDKFVSTDQTVVDVNKIAVEKGYLEDGDMVISLAAMPIQQKGMVNTMRVTEVKA; this is encoded by the coding sequence ATGTCATACAAAAGAAAAAAGACCAAGATTGTTGCCACTTTAGGGCCGGCCATAGATTCAAAAGAAATGCTCTTAAAAATGGTCGCTACTGGTGTAAATGTCTTTAGAATAAACTTCTCACATGCAGACTACGACGATGTAAAAAAGCGTGTTCAATATATTCGTGAAATTAACGAAGAACACGGATACAACGCCTCTGTTTTAGCTGATCTTCAAGGTCCCAAGCTGAGGGTTGGCGTAATGAAAGACGATGTTGTTGTAGCGCCAGGAGACGAAATTATTTTCGCAACAGGCGCTCGCTTCGAAGGAACAAAGGATCGTGTCTACATGACGTACGACCGTTTTCCTTTAGACACTAAGCCAGGCGAACAAATCTTGCTAGACGACGGGAAGCTAATCTTTGAAGTTGTCTCAACAAATCAAAAAGATGAAGTTAAAGCTAAGGTAATTCAGGGCGGCCCCTTGAAGTCCAAAAAAGGAGTTAATCTTCCAAATACTAATATTTCACAGCCGGCGCTGACAGAAAAAGATAAAGAAGATGCTCTTTTTGCTATTGAACAAGAGGTAGATTGGATTGCGCTTTCGTTTGTGCGCAACGCTGAAGATTTAATGGAGCTTGAGGCCATTGTTTCTAAACACAGCAGTTATAAAATCCCCATTATCGCAAAAATAGAAAAGCCAGAGGCCGTCATAAACATTGATAAAATTGTCGCTTATTGCGATGGCTTGATGGTTGCTCGAGGGGATCTCGGCGTCGAGATCCCAGCCCATGAGGTGCCTTTGATTCAAAAACAATTGGTACTCAAGGCAAAAAGCGCACGTATTCCCGTAATCATAGCCACTCAAATGATGGAGTCTATGATCACAAGCTTAACACCCACTAGAGCAGAAGTCAATGATGTAGCAAATTCAGTGATGGATGGTGCTGATGCTGTGATGCTCTCTGGTGAAACATCTGTCGGGCAATACCCTGTTCAAGTAATTCAAAAAATGTCAGACATTATCAAGTCGGTCGAAAACTCAGAGCTTATTCATGTGCCCCAAAAGCACCCACACATTAAAACAAAGCGCTACATTACAAAGTCTATATGTTTCCATGCTGCTAATATGGCCAATGAAATTAACGCACGAGGCATAACCACCTTAACAAATAGTGGCTATACCGCCTTCCAAATATCGGCATGGCGGCCAAAAGCGCATATTCTAGCATTTTCATCCAATAAGAGAATCATCTCACAGCTTAATTTACTCTGGGGTGTCCGTGCGTTTTATTACGACAAATTTGTGTCCACAGACCAAACTGTTGTAGATGTTAATAAAATTGCCGTGGAAAAAGGTTATTTGGAAGATGGAGATATGGTAATAAGCCTAGCGGCAATGCCTATTCAACAGAAGGGCATGGTAAATACAATGCGTGTTACTGAGGTCAAAGCTTAA
- the dinB gene encoding DNA polymerase IV, with product MFSDLPIRKIIHVDMDAFYASVEQMDNPALKGQPIAVGGGKARGVVSAASYEARTFGVRSAMSGTLAAKLCPKLVFVSPRFDRYKEISNKIRTIFFEYSDLVEPLSLDEAYIDVTENKKGIQSASRIAYQIREKIKTQVGLSASAGISINKFIAKVASDYNKPNGQKTVPPEEVLAFLEALDIRKFHGIGKVTAHKMYELGIFTGLDLKSKTQPFLTEHFGKSGAYYFNVVRGVHLSSVKPNRARKSLAAERTFSNNLSSELFIIEKLSHIAQEVSGRLQRLNIAGKTITLKIKYSDFKLQTRSKTLTYFISTADVIFEHAKELLFQEGLQNSVRLVGISISNLNSNIKKDVAPENVTVQLKFEF from the coding sequence ATGTTTAGCGATTTACCAATTCGAAAGATTATTCATGTGGACATGGACGCTTTTTATGCTTCTGTGGAGCAAATGGATAATCCAGCTTTGAAAGGGCAACCCATAGCTGTCGGTGGGGGGAAAGCGCGCGGGGTAGTTAGCGCTGCAAGCTATGAAGCGCGAACATTTGGTGTTCGCAGCGCAATGTCCGGCACTTTGGCGGCAAAGCTATGTCCTAAATTGGTGTTTGTCTCTCCTCGATTCGATCGTTACAAAGAAATATCAAACAAAATTCGCACTATATTTTTTGAATACTCAGACCTTGTGGAACCTCTTTCTCTTGACGAAGCTTATATTGACGTCACAGAAAATAAAAAGGGCATACAAAGCGCCTCGCGTATAGCATATCAAATAAGAGAAAAAATCAAAACACAAGTTGGACTTAGTGCATCTGCAGGGATTTCGATTAATAAATTTATTGCTAAAGTTGCAAGTGATTACAATAAGCCCAACGGCCAAAAAACGGTACCACCGGAAGAAGTTTTAGCTTTTTTAGAGGCCCTTGATATTAGAAAATTCCATGGCATTGGAAAGGTCACTGCTCATAAAATGTATGAGTTGGGTATCTTCACAGGGCTGGATTTGAAGAGCAAAACCCAACCGTTTTTAACGGAGCACTTTGGTAAATCCGGCGCATATTATTTCAATGTTGTTAGGGGTGTTCACTTGAGCTCTGTAAAGCCAAACCGAGCTCGAAAGTCTTTAGCGGCCGAGCGCACTTTTTCAAATAACCTTTCGAGTGAACTTTTTATTATTGAAAAGTTAAGCCATATTGCTCAGGAAGTTTCAGGGCGCTTACAGCGGCTAAATATTGCAGGAAAGACCATTACTTTGAAAATAAAATATAGCGATTTTAAGCTTCAAACAAGAAGCAAAACACTGACGTACTTTATAAGCACGGCAGATGTTATTTTTGAACACGCTAAGGAGTTGCTTTTTCAAGAAGGGCTTCAAAACTCTGTTCGGCTTGTGGGAATTTCTATCTCAAACCTAAACAGCAACATAAAAAAGGATGTTGCGCCAGAAAACGTTACGGTGCAGCTGAAGTTTGAATTTTAA
- a CDS encoding CYTH domain-containing protein encodes MIEIERKFLVKNDNFKHEAIRALKMTQGYLSKDPVRTVRIRISGEQAFITVKGEASKSGASRFEWEKSILVEEAQHLIAMCVDGVINKIRHYVQYENHLFEVDEFLDDNHGLIVAEVELDNENEVFKCPEWLGKEVTGKKKYYNSQLSQNPFRRW; translated from the coding sequence GTGATAGAAATCGAGCGTAAATTTTTAGTCAAAAATGACAACTTTAAACATGAGGCCATTAGGGCCTTAAAAATGACCCAAGGTTATTTGTCCAAAGACCCTGTGCGCACCGTGCGAATTCGAATTAGTGGTGAACAAGCGTTTATAACAGTAAAAGGAGAGGCCTCAAAAAGTGGCGCTTCTCGCTTTGAGTGGGAAAAAAGCATCCTGGTAGAAGAAGCACAGCATTTAATTGCTATGTGCGTCGATGGTGTCATCAACAAAATAAGACACTATGTCCAATATGAGAATCATCTTTTTGAAGTGGATGAGTTTTTAGATGACAACCATGGATTAATTGTAGCAGAGGTTGAGCTTGATAATGAAAATGAGGTCTTTAAATGTCCAGAGTGGTTGGGTAAAGAGGTCACTGGAAAAAAGAAATATTACAACAGCCAATTGAGTCAAAATCCTTTTAGGCGGTGGTAG